The proteins below are encoded in one region of Hordeum vulgare subsp. vulgare chromosome 3H, MorexV3_pseudomolecules_assembly, whole genome shotgun sequence:
- the LOC123444984 gene encoding selT-like protein, with the protein MDRVQLVLLGLPILLFCSDVVTLFAPQPPAAPKPHRHPHPASGAFQPGDASPDAADPAQVAVDGPGTGTTVELKFCASCSYKGNAMTMKRMLDTSFPGIHVVLENYPPPFPKRALGKMVPFVQVGAIATLMAGDQIFPRFGMVPPPWYYSLRANRFGTMASVWMFGNFAQSLLQSSGAFEVYCNGQLVFSKLSEQRFPSELELRELIGNRLSDSQIGKNLEKSLVLEDDVESTDAHLSVST; encoded by the exons ATGGACCGCGTGCAGCTCGTGCTCCTGGGCCTCCCCATCCTCCTCTTCTGCTCCGACGTCGTCACGCTCTTCGCGCCGCAGCCGCCGGCTGCCCCCAAGCCCCACCGCCACCCCCACCCGGCCTCCGGCGCCTTCCAGCCTGGCGACGCCTCCCCCGACGCCGCCGATCCCGCGCAGGTGGCG GTGGATGGACCTGGCACCGGCACCACCGTCGAGTTGAAGTTCTGCGCATCCTGCTCCTACAA GGGAAATGCGATGACCATGAAGCGCATGCTGGATACCTCATTTCCTGGGATTCATGTCGTCTTGGAAAACTACCCTCCACCCTTCCCAAAACGCGCGCTCGGCAAAATGGTGCCTTTTGTCCAAGTTGGAGCAATAGCAACATTAATGGCTGGTGATcagattttccctagatttggaatgGTACCACCTCCATGGTACTACTCACTGCGTGCTAATAGGTTTGGAACAATGGCATCAGTCTGGATGTTTGGCAATTTTGCTCAGTCTCTTCTACAAAGTTCTGGCGCCTTTGAAGTTTACTGCAATGGACAACTG GTCTTCTCAAAATTATCTGAGCAGAGGTTTCCTAGTGAGCTTGAGCTACGGGAGCTCATTGGCAACAGATTATCAGATTCTCAAATTGGGAAAAATCTGGAAAAAAGTCTTGTATTAGAGGATGATGTCGAGAGCACCGACGCCCATTTATCTGTATCCACATAG
- the LOC123442014 gene encoding BTB/POZ and MATH domain-containing protein 1-like: MKLQPHRIELVQPPHTARSASPKFPYTPPRIQPLPTLPALEQHGRPAGQLRPLLVQTTSSSTPMRPPGDNTGAPSWHGSILPLFQQVGYGKGEPDVIIQLEGGTIGAHYCILDARAPGFLKRHIHTATMCSDGKVQISVDDTNMPAPSVWVLIQFAYTDMLPVLGGLDGASRKAMIRHLLIAVERYSMGRLRAICERVLCKSLDIKTVAATLAMPDRHGFKKLSEACTKFMAIPWHPNIHASYASFSCTFAV, encoded by the exons ATGAAG CTGCAACCACACCGGATCGAGCTCGTCCAGCCCCCACACACCGCCCGGAGCGCCTCGCCCAAATTTCCTTATACCCCGCCTCGCATACAGCCCCTTCCTACTCTCCCCGCCCTCGAGCAGCACGGCCGCCCCGCCGGTCAGCTCCGCCCGCTGCTTGTCCAAACGACATCTTCTTCTACACCGATGCGACCCCCGGGCGACAACACTGGTGCTCCATCCTGGCATGGATCGATCCTGCCGCTCTTCCAGCAAGTCGGCTACGGCAAAGGGGAGCCGGACGTGATCATACAACTCGAAGGAGGGACGATCGGCGCGCACTACTGCATCCTCGACGCCCGGGCGCCTGGCTTTCTCAAGCGCCACATCCACACGGCGACGATGTGCAGCGACGGGAAGGTGCAGATCTCCGTGGACGACACAAACATGCCGGCACCGTCGGTCTGGGTGTTGATCCAGTTCGCCTACACGGACATGTTGCCCGTCCTGGGTGGCCTTGATGGCGCCAGTCGCAAGGCGATGATCCGACACCTCCTTATCGCCGTCGAGAGGTACAGCATGGGCAGGCTAAGGGCGATCTGCGAGCGTGTCCTGTGCAAGAGCCTCGACATCAAGACTGTGGCAGCCACGCTGGCCATGCCCGACCGACACGGCTTCAAGAAGCTGAGTGAAGCTTgcaccaagttcatggctattccctGGCATCCAAATATTCATGCTTCATATGCGTCATTCTCGTGCACCTTCGCTGTATAG
- the LOC123440561 gene encoding ankyrin repeat-containing protein At5g02620-like yields MDPTLHKAAVQGSVASLTKLVADDPGILGSKTPQQNTALHIAAELGHAGFAEAALGVDDKLLVSKNADGDTPLHLAARAGKLDVADLLIGRASAWPAEHPRYSPAAQNGKTGEPSRSSPGTAQGPLFMANNVGDTPLHEAVKHGRSAVALKLLEAEPGRGHALNVKQQSPLHIAAREGLADVVAKIVSQPWVHEKFVPSDSVSGTALHQAVLGGHARVVEILLDTTPADQIGLTDSGENNALHYAAQKNNARVVKLLLNRKMDLAYKRNRELQSPLHVAAYYGSTEAMVELLKQCPDVAEMVDSNGRNAFHVAITSGKVDALKRLLKHVRPEEIVNRVDRAGNTPLHLAASLSRIQSALLLLKDRRVNPCVLNRDGQSARSLIEKRAATEEMDTYEMYLWKTLKKHEASRCKKEQLPPIATYQSLRSRRAGHDEYYELSVGTYTLVATLIATVSFAATFTMPGGYSQTDGTALHGHKGAFKIFVISNTVAMCSSIVVVFCFIWAWRDPVKFKLDQLMWGHRLTILACLAMVVSLMTAVYITVAPTAMWPAYVVIAIGVSTPAVVFLILGKEALYVPL; encoded by the exons ATGGACCCAACGTTGCACAAGGCGGCGGTGCAGGGGAGCGTGGCAAGCCTGACGAAGCTGGTGGCCGACGACCCTGGCATCCTTGGTTCCAAGACGCCCCAGCAGAACACCGCGCTGCACATCGCCGCCGAGCTCGGCCATGCCGGTTTCGCCGAGGCGGCCCTTGGTGTGGACGACAAGCTGCTCGTCAGCAAGAATGCTGACGGCGACACGCCGCTGCACCTGGCGGCCAGGGCGGGGAAGTTGGACGTTGCGGACCTGCTCATCGGCCGAGCCAGCGCATGGCCGGCGGAGCATCCTCGCTACTCCCCCGCCGCACAGAATGGGAAGACCGGGGAACCTTCCCGGAGCTCCCCTGGCACCGCGCAGGGGCCTCTGTTCATGGCCAACAATGTCGGCGACACCCCGCTGCACGAGGCGGTGAAGCACGGCAGGAGCGCCGTCGCGCTCAAGCTGCTGGAGGCCGAGCCCGGCCGCGGCCACGCGCTCAACGTGAAGCAGCAGTCGCCGCTGCACATCGCCGCACGGGAGGGCCTCGCCGACGTCGTGGCCAAGATCGTCAGCCAACCCTGGGTCCACGAGAAGTTCGTCCCCTCTGACTCCGTCAGCGGCACCGCCCTGCACCAGGCTGTCCTCGGCGGCCACGCAC GCGTGGTGGAGATCTTGCTTGACACGACGCCGGCGGATCAGATCGGGCTGACGGACTCGGGCGAGAACAACGCGCTGCACTACGCGGCGCAGAAGAACAACGCCCGCGTGGTGAAGCTGCTGCTGAACCGGAAGATGGACCTGGCCTACAAGCGCAACCGTGAACTGCAGTCGCCGCTGCACGTGGCCGCCTACTACGGCTCGACGGAGGCCATGGTGGAGCTGCTGAAGCAGTGCCCCGACGTGGCGGAGATGGTGGACAGCAACGGCAGGAACGCCTTCCACGTCGCCATCACCAGCGGCAAGGTGGACGCGCTCAAGCGCCTGCTCAAGCACGTCCGCCCCGAGGAGATCGTCAATCGCGTCGACCGCGCCGGCAACACGCCGCTGCACCTCGCCGCTTCCCTGTCGCGCATCCAGTCGGCGCTGCTGCTGCTCAAGGACCGCCGCGTCAACCCCTGCGTCCTCAACCGGGACGGCCAGTCCGCGCGCAGCCTCATCGAGAAGCGCGCCGCCACGGAGGAGATGGACACGTACGAGATGTACCTGTGGAAGACGCTCAAGAAGCACGAGGCCTCCAGGTGCAAGAAGGAGCAGCTGCCTCCGATCGCCACCTACCAGTCGCTGCGCAGCCGGAGGGCTGGCCACGACGAGTACTACGAGCTCAGCGTCGGGACCTACACGCTGGTGGCCACGCTCATCGCCACCGTCAGCTTTGCCGCTACCTTCACCATGCCGGGAGGTTACAGCCAGACCGACGGCACCGCCCTCCACGGCCACAAGGGGGCCTTCAAGATCTTCGTCATCTCCAACACTGTGGCCATGTGCAGCTCCATCGTCGTCGTTTTCTGTTTCATCTGGGCGTGGCGGGATCCCGTCAAGTTCAAGCTCGATCAGCTCATGTGGGGCCACAGGCTCACCATCCTCGCCTGCCTCGCTATGGTCGTCTCGCTCATGACCGCCGTCTACATCACCGTCGCACCCACGGCCATGTGGCCTGCGTACGTTGTCATCGCCATCGGAGTCAGCACTCCCGCTGTGGTGTTCCTCATCCTTGGGAAAGAGGCATTGTACGTCCCACTATAA